One segment of Acidianus sp. HS-5 DNA contains the following:
- a CDS encoding inorganic phosphate transporter, which yields MEILEYAIFLLGLISSFIVGGNNSATSLGILISTNALKRKYSYLISALTIFVGVALGSYSMQSSIYGTIFSKNLVILESAVFSVLFASVVAFYYLNKLGIPSSLSQMLYPSMAILVLISRGNLGFNWVKFWFTVSSWGFSPILAIISSIALYLVIKKITVKRKDLFSEIRIYKFLIIFSSIFTTFVTGANAIGIIVSAGLLSAPFYLVAPTYGIASALGIYLSSKKASIVVGFRVTRLGYISATSALVGSDIISEIFTLLGVPISITQTTMGGIIGLSFRSFGYDVKKQLSQVARGWGISPLVAIISSLAAFGVVKSILGF from the coding sequence ATGGAAATTCTTGAATATGCTATATTTCTTTTGGGTTTAATTTCTTCCTTTATTGTAGGCGGTAACAATTCCGCAACTTCTTTAGGAATATTGATATCAACTAATGCATTAAAGAGAAAATATTCGTATTTAATAAGTGCATTGACAATATTTGTGGGTGTAGCTTTAGGTAGTTATTCAATGCAGAGCAGTATTTACGGTACAATATTTTCTAAAAATCTGGTTATCTTAGAGTCAGCAGTTTTTTCAGTTCTTTTTGCTTCCGTCGTAGCTTTTTATTATTTAAATAAACTTGGTATACCATCTTCTTTAAGTCAAATGCTTTATCCTTCAATGGCTATTTTGGTCTTAATCTCGAGAGGGAACCTAGGCTTTAATTGGGTAAAGTTCTGGTTCACAGTGTCTTCCTGGGGTTTTTCTCCGATTTTAGCTATAATATCTTCTATAGCTCTTTATTTAGTAATCAAAAAGATAACAGTAAAAAGAAAGGATTTATTCTCTGAAATTAGAATTTATAAATTTCTTATAATATTTTCCTCTATTTTTACTACATTCGTAACTGGAGCAAATGCCATAGGAATAATAGTTTCAGCAGGCTTATTATCTGCACCATTCTATCTAGTCGCACCAACTTACGGTATTGCCTCAGCACTAGGAATCTATTTAAGCTCGAAAAAGGCTTCGATAGTGGTAGGCTTTAGAGTTACAAGACTTGGGTATATAAGCGCTACATCTGCTTTAGTGGGAAGCGATATTATATCTGAGATTTTCACACTGCTTGGAGTCCCGATTTCTATAACGCAGACTACGATGGGAGGGATAATCGGTTTAAGTTTTAGGAGTTTTGGCTACGATGTAAAGAAACAACTCTCTCAAGTTGCTAGAGGATGGGGAATTTCTCCTTTAGTTGCAATAATTTCTTCTCTTGCGGCTTTTGGGGTAGTAAAAAGTATATTAGGATTTTAG
- a CDS encoding DUF47 family protein has translation MLKFSINKEELLFSKLLDIAENIKDSTSMLNSVYLDIFNSNYNDATTLVVKIKGVYERIGLIREDIISMLYGEAFLPDFKESMLTLTQSLYEVMKSIKDAGRAITSRKPDEKLCSTLQTNFISYLSLIQDGAEKLVLMISLLKNDIKEAIRVGKEIQVIERNGDDIKDLMIQRLYENEKESDIISVLQLKDAITFLDDILDGMEDSTLSVETLYATLKS, from the coding sequence ATGCTTAAATTCAGTATAAATAAAGAAGAATTACTCTTCTCAAAACTTTTGGATATAGCTGAGAATATAAAAGATTCCACGTCTATGTTAAATTCTGTTTATTTGGACATTTTTAATAGTAATTATAACGATGCTACTACATTGGTTGTAAAAATTAAGGGGGTATATGAAAGAATAGGATTAATAAGAGAAGATATTATTTCTATGCTTTACGGAGAAGCTTTCCTGCCGGATTTTAAAGAATCAATGCTTACATTGACTCAATCATTATACGAAGTAATGAAGTCGATAAAAGACGCTGGAAGAGCTATAACTTCGAGAAAACCTGATGAAAAACTTTGTAGTACTTTACAGACTAATTTTATATCATATTTGTCCTTAATACAAGACGGAGCTGAAAAACTCGTTTTAATGATTTCTTTGTTAAAAAACGATATAAAAGAGGCAATTAGAGTCGGTAAAGAAATCCAAGTTATTGAAAGAAACGGTGACGATATAAAAGATTTGATGATACAGAGACTCTATGAGAATGAAAAAGAGTCGGATATCATTAGTGTGTTACAGCTTAAAGACGCAATAACTTTCCTTGACGACATCTTAGATGGAATGGAAGATTCTACATTAAGCGTTGAAACACTTTATGCTACCCTAAAATCCTAA
- a CDS encoding acyl-CoA carboxylase subunit beta — translation MSQEEKTIDKLIQELKNMKQKAYEGGGEDKIKTQHSKGKLTARERLALLFDEGSFSEVMTFATTRATEFGLDKMKMYGDGVVTGWGKVDGRTVFAYSQDFTELGGTLGETHANKIGKVYELALKVGAPVVGINDSGGARIQEGAVSLEGYGQVFKWNVMASGVVPQITIMAGPAAGGAVYSPALTDFLIMIKGDAYYMFVTGPEITKVVLGEEVTFQDLGGAVIHSTKSGVVHFLAENEQDAINITKRLLSYLPSNNMEEPPFMDTGDPADRDVKDVEQIVPTDSAKPFDMKEVIYRIVDNGEFLEVHKHWAQNIVVGFGRIAGNVVGIVANNSQYMGAAIDIDAADKAARFIRFCDAFNIPLVSLVDTPGYIPGTDQEYKGIIRHGAKMLYAFAEATVPKVTVIIRKSYGGAHIAMSIKSLGADLVYAWPTAEIAVTGPEGAVRILYKKEIQASSNPDDFIKQKIAEYKKLFANPYWAAEKGLIDDVIEPKDSRRVIVSALEMLRNKREYRYPKKHGNIPL, via the coding sequence ATGTCTCAAGAAGAAAAAACTATAGATAAATTAATTCAAGAATTAAAAAATATGAAACAAAAGGCATATGAAGGTGGAGGAGAAGATAAGATAAAAACTCAGCATAGTAAAGGTAAGCTAACTGCTAGGGAAAGATTAGCATTACTATTCGATGAAGGTTCTTTCAGCGAGGTAATGACATTTGCCACTACCAGAGCTACAGAGTTCGGATTAGATAAGATGAAAATGTATGGAGACGGTGTTGTAACTGGCTGGGGTAAAGTAGACGGAAGAACTGTTTTCGCTTATTCCCAAGACTTTACCGAGTTAGGCGGAACTTTAGGAGAAACACACGCAAATAAGATAGGAAAAGTTTACGAACTGGCGCTGAAGGTAGGTGCACCAGTTGTGGGAATTAACGACTCTGGTGGAGCAAGAATTCAAGAAGGTGCTGTATCGCTTGAAGGTTATGGTCAAGTATTTAAATGGAACGTAATGGCTTCTGGAGTAGTTCCGCAGATTACTATAATGGCAGGGCCTGCAGCGGGAGGAGCAGTATATTCTCCTGCTTTAACTGATTTCTTAATCATGATTAAAGGAGACGCTTACTACATGTTCGTTACTGGACCGGAAATAACTAAAGTGGTGCTAGGAGAAGAAGTTACTTTCCAAGATTTGGGAGGAGCAGTTATTCACTCAACTAAGTCAGGAGTAGTACATTTCCTAGCCGAGAACGAACAAGACGCGATAAACATTACAAAAAGGTTGCTCTCTTACTTACCTTCAAATAACATGGAAGAGCCTCCTTTTATGGATACTGGAGATCCTGCTGATAGAGACGTTAAAGACGTAGAACAAATAGTTCCTACTGATTCAGCAAAGCCATTTGACATGAAAGAGGTAATATATAGAATTGTCGATAACGGAGAATTCCTCGAAGTTCATAAGCACTGGGCTCAAAATATTGTTGTAGGCTTTGGGAGAATTGCAGGAAACGTAGTAGGAATAGTTGCTAACAACTCTCAATATATGGGTGCAGCAATAGACATTGATGCCGCAGATAAGGCGGCTAGGTTCATAAGGTTCTGTGACGCATTTAATATACCTTTGGTGAGCCTTGTAGATACTCCAGGTTATATTCCAGGCACTGATCAAGAATATAAAGGAATAATAAGACATGGTGCAAAGATGCTTTATGCCTTTGCTGAAGCTACAGTACCTAAAGTCACCGTTATAATAAGGAAATCTTACGGAGGAGCTCACATAGCCATGAGCATAAAGAGTTTAGGAGCCGACTTAGTTTACGCGTGGCCTACTGCAGAAATTGCAGTAACCGGACCGGAAGGTGCAGTAAGGATCTTGTATAAGAAGGAGATTCAAGCTTCAAGTAATCCTGATGATTTCATAAAGCAGAAAATTGCAGAGTACAAAAAGCTGTTTGCCAATCCTTATTGGGCTGCAGAGAAAGGATTAATAGACGATGTTATTGAACCTAAGGACAGTAGAAGGGTAATAGTTTCCGCATTGGAAATGTTGAGGAATAAGAGAGAATACAGATATCCTAAGAAGCATGGGAATATACCTCTTTAA
- the hel308 gene encoding ATP-dependent DNA helicase Hel308 → MEFTPIDKLDLNEKIIKIIKRKGIEKLNPVQTDAVNSGLLEGKRLLITSPTGSGKTLIAELGIISHLLSKGGKAVYITPLRALTSEKYTELKDWEELGFKVGMTSGDYDSNDAWLKNYDIIVSTYEKIDSLWRHNPSWLNEVDYFVLDEFHYLNDEDRGPVVESVAIRAKRKNLLALSATISNYEKIANWLNAIPVITNWRPVPLREGVIVEGRKSYQVMFQDETIEIKGNDPIIAYTLYVIEHGGQVLVFRNSRKMAESTAKKISSSMGLLSLSDKELLKIGEEIKDVEDAGSDEKEELYELAIKGVAFHHAGLSRGLREVIEKAFRERKIKAIVATPTLAAGVNLPARAVIIGDFHRYNRKILGYQEEIPIMEYKQMAGRAGRPGFDKEGEAVIVVRNKKEAEKVFKKYILSPPEPIESRLGNESAFYTFLLGIVSSEKKISEDDLKDYSMDTLLDREVVENYVKRGINWLRDNEFIAGDDELVLTKFGKRVADLYINPFTAKVFKDYLTKNEKSCNIAYLHLVAYTPDGPTVSVTRSESEELVDEAPCPLFVEEPDDEDEFYNYVSALKVAMIINDWIEEVDEDVILGRYGIGSGDLRSIVDTMDWLTYSGYNVARVLELTEHYDALHTLNLRVKDGVKEELLDLVKIQGVGRKRARMLYNHGIKKPEDIVMNVEKVKSLLGQKIGEKVAKEAARLIAGAT, encoded by the coding sequence ATGGAATTCACACCCATAGACAAGCTTGACCTGAATGAAAAAATAATTAAAATCATAAAGAGGAAAGGAATAGAAAAATTGAACCCAGTCCAAACTGATGCTGTAAACAGCGGCCTACTAGAAGGAAAAAGACTACTAATAACTTCCCCAACAGGCTCAGGAAAAACTTTGATAGCCGAACTAGGAATAATATCTCATTTACTCTCTAAAGGAGGTAAGGCAGTATACATAACACCACTAAGGGCTTTGACTTCAGAGAAATATACTGAACTAAAGGATTGGGAAGAACTGGGATTTAAAGTAGGAATGACTTCAGGAGACTACGATAGTAACGATGCTTGGTTAAAAAATTACGATATAATAGTATCAACTTATGAAAAAATAGACTCATTATGGAGGCATAATCCATCTTGGTTAAATGAAGTTGATTACTTCGTGTTAGACGAATTTCACTATTTAAACGATGAGGATAGGGGACCCGTAGTAGAAAGCGTAGCAATAAGAGCAAAGAGAAAGAACTTACTAGCACTAAGTGCCACAATAAGTAATTATGAAAAAATTGCCAACTGGCTAAACGCTATTCCGGTAATAACAAATTGGAGACCCGTACCTTTGAGAGAAGGAGTTATAGTTGAAGGAAGAAAAAGCTACCAAGTAATGTTTCAAGATGAAACAATAGAAATCAAAGGAAATGACCCAATAATTGCTTACACTCTTTACGTAATTGAACATGGAGGACAAGTTTTAGTCTTCAGGAATTCAAGAAAAATGGCTGAAAGCACTGCAAAGAAGATCTCATCATCAATGGGATTATTGTCCTTATCCGACAAGGAACTGCTTAAGATCGGAGAAGAAATAAAAGATGTTGAAGATGCAGGAAGTGATGAAAAAGAAGAACTTTACGAATTAGCTATTAAAGGAGTTGCTTTCCATCACGCTGGGCTTTCAAGAGGGTTAAGAGAAGTAATAGAAAAGGCTTTCAGAGAAAGGAAGATTAAAGCAATAGTAGCTACACCAACTTTGGCTGCAGGAGTTAACTTACCTGCAAGAGCTGTAATAATAGGAGATTTTCATAGGTATAATAGGAAAATACTGGGATATCAAGAGGAAATTCCAATAATGGAGTATAAACAAATGGCAGGAAGGGCAGGAAGACCAGGGTTTGACAAGGAAGGAGAAGCTGTAATTGTAGTAAGAAACAAAAAAGAAGCTGAAAAAGTATTTAAAAAATACATTTTATCTCCACCCGAGCCCATAGAGTCAAGACTTGGAAACGAGTCTGCATTTTACACTTTTCTGCTAGGAATAGTTTCGTCAGAAAAGAAGATCTCTGAGGACGATTTAAAAGATTATTCAATGGATACTTTACTTGATAGAGAAGTTGTTGAAAATTATGTGAAAAGAGGGATAAACTGGCTAAGGGATAACGAATTTATTGCAGGAGATGATGAACTAGTACTGACAAAATTCGGCAAAAGAGTTGCAGATCTTTACATTAATCCTTTTACGGCAAAGGTATTTAAGGATTACTTAACTAAGAACGAGAAAAGTTGTAATATTGCATATTTACACTTAGTAGCTTATACTCCAGATGGGCCTACAGTTTCAGTAACGAGAAGCGAGAGCGAAGAATTAGTCGATGAAGCTCCTTGTCCACTATTCGTGGAAGAACCTGATGATGAAGATGAGTTCTACAATTACGTTTCAGCACTTAAAGTTGCGATGATAATAAACGATTGGATTGAGGAAGTTGACGAAGACGTTATATTAGGTAGATACGGAATTGGTTCTGGAGACCTTAGAAGTATAGTGGATACTATGGATTGGCTAACGTATAGTGGGTATAACGTTGCTAGAGTTCTTGAGCTAACAGAGCATTACGATGCACTTCATACTTTAAATCTGAGAGTTAAGGATGGAGTAAAAGAAGAATTACTTGACCTTGTTAAGATTCAAGGAGTAGGAAGGAAAAGAGCTAGAATGCTCTATAATCACGGAATAAAGAAGCCGGAAGATATAGTAATGAATGTTGAAAAGGTTAAGTCATTACTAGGTCAGAAAATAGGTGAAAAAGTTGCAAAGGAAGCTGCAAGACTTATTGCTGGAGCTACTTAA
- a CDS encoding ribbon-helix-helix domain-containing protein, giving the protein MEQVKKVGDGMFEVEMNETLTISFKLEEELLKQVDEAVKNLGYSNRSDLIRDAILEYISYLEGKRDGNS; this is encoded by the coding sequence ATGGAGCAAGTTAAAAAAGTTGGCGATGGTATGTTCGAAGTAGAAATGAACGAAACTTTAACAATCTCCTTTAAATTGGAGGAAGAACTTCTGAAACAAGTGGATGAGGCAGTAAAAAATTTAGGTTATAGTAATCGAAGTGATCTAATAAGAGACGCAATATTAGAATATATTTCCTATTTAGAAGGTAAAAGAGATGGAAATTCTTGA